In Pseudomonas abieticivorans, the genomic window TGCAGATCAACGCCTCGGGTACGATTCGTACCCTGGCGGCGATCGGGTGCAAGCGTGAGCGGGCGGAGCAGCGGATCAAGGAACTGGAGAACTACGTGGGGTATTGAGAGCCCACCGCGCCCCTCAATAAACCAACGGCACAAACAACTCCGGCGGCGTCGGGCTGCGCGTGTAGTCCTCTTGTCGCACCCGCTGCGGCAACTCGATCACCGGGTGCTCGACTTCCTCGTAGGGCATCTGCCCCAGCAAATGGTTGATGCAATTCAACCGGGCCTTTTTCTTGTCGTCGGCCTGCACCACCCACCACGGCGCTTCCTGGATGTGGGTGCGCTCGAGCATCACTTCCTTGGCCTTGGTGTAGGCCTCCCAACGGCGGCGTGATTCCAGGTCCATGGGGCTCAGCTTCCATTGCTTGAGTGGGTCGTGAATACGGCTCAGGAAGCGCAGGTGCTGCTCTTGGTCCGAGATAGAGAACCAGTACTTGATCAACTGAATGCCCGAGCGCGCCAGCATGCGCTCGAACTCCGGCACGCTGCGGTAGAACTCGTCCAGTTGCTCGTGGTTGCAGAAGCCCATCACCTGCTCTACGCCCGCGCGGTTGTACCAGCTGCGGTCGAACAGCACGATTTCGCCAGCGGCCGGCAGGTGCGACACGTAACGCTGGAAGTACCACTGGGTGCGTTCGCGGTCGTTGGGCGCGGGCAAGGCGGCCACGCGGCACACCCGGGGGTTAAGGCGCTGGGTGATGCGCTTGATCACACCGCCCTTGCCCGCGGCGTCGCGCCCCTCGAAAAGGATGACCACCTTGTGGCCGGTCTTCACCACCCAGCTCTGCAGTTTCACCAGTTCGCCCTGCAGGCGGAACAGCTCGCTGAAGTACAGCCGCCGGGCCTGTTTCTCCGGGGTCTCGGGTTGGTGGCTGTCAAACAGCTCGTCGATGCCATAGCCATCGTCCATCAGTTCGAGCTCCAACTCTTCATCGCTGTGGTCGAGCAACTCGCGGTGGATGCGGCGCATCAAGGTGTCGGTACTCGCATGCATGATGGAGACTCGCTGAAGGTAGGAAAAGTCTGATGGTAGTGAGCCTATGTGACGGACTGGTTAACGACCGCGGTGGGATTTGACCTATGTCATCGTAGTGTCATGGCCGGGGTGGCAGTATCCAGGCTCATTCTTGACGCGTGGCCGGGTGTTTTCGGCTATCAGGGACTGCCATGAAAGAGACTTCGTTGTTTGCCGCCGTGGATCTGGGCTCCAACGCCTTTCGCATGATGATCGGCCAGCCGGTCAAGCGTGACCGGCGCCTGTGTATCCAGGAAGTCAAAACCCTACGCGAGCCGGTGCGACTGGCCGAAGGCTTTCAAGGCAAAACCCTCGACACCCTGGCGCTGGAACGCGGTTGGCTGGCGCTGGAGCGGTTTGGCAAGCGCCTGCGCCACTTCGACGCCGGGCATGTGCGCGCCGTGGCGACCAGCGCCGTGCGCGATGCCGATAACAGTGCGTTGTTTCTGGCCGGGGCCGAAGAACGCCTGGGCTTCCCCATCGACGTGATCACCGGCCACCAAGAGGCGCACCTGGTGTATGCCGGCGTGGCCCAGGCACTGGACTGCGCGCAGTCCACTCGCTTGGTGGTGGACATTGGCGGCGGCTCCACCGAGTTGATCATCGGCCAAGGCAATCGCCCCTTGTTGGCCGAAAGCCTGGCGATAGGCAGTGGGACCTTCGGGCAACGGTTTTTCAGCGGCGGTTACGTCAACAGCTATTCGTTGCAAGAGGCCGAACGCGTGGCCGGCCTGCAGTTCGAGCGGGTGGCGCGGCGTTACCGCGAACTGGGTTGGCAACAGGCGATCGGCTCGTCCGGCACGGCGCGCATGCTGGCCAAGGTGCTCAAGGCCAATGGCCTGAACGACTATGGCCAGGGCGGCATCACCTATGCCGGCCTGCTGCGCTTATCGGTGCGGTTGCTTGAGGTTGGCCGGGTAGACCATCTGCGCATGCTGGGCCTTCAACCGCACAAAGTCAGCACGCTGCCCGGCGGGTTGGCGGTGATGCTGGCGGTGTTCAAGGTGTTTGGCATCGACCGCATGAGCCCATCCGAACCCGGGCTGCGCCTGGGGTTGCTGCATGGGTTGATGAGCGAGGCGTGAATCAGCCGGCGGCATCAGTGATAGCCGCCGCTTCCAGAACGGCTGTTGGCGCCCCGTGCCTGGCCAGGTTCAACATCGCCCGGCCCATGGATTCGGTACTCGCCATGCGCCGTCCCAAAATCCGCTTGAGCAAAGGATTCAGCGGCTTGATCAAGCTGTAGAGCAGCCGGTATGAGCGGGTTTTGGACTGCGCCCCGTGCAGCGGCTGGATGAACCCCGGCCGCAACAGGTATACCGCCTTGAAGGGCAAGCGCAGCAGCGCATTCTCGGTGCGACCCTTTACCCGCGCCCACATGCTTGTGCCTTGCTCGCTGCTGTCGGTACCGGCACCGCTGACGTATACGAAGGTCATCTGCCGATTAAGCCTTGCCAGCGCCTGGGCAGCCGCCAGGGTCAAGTCGTGGGTCAGGCGCGTGTACTGCGCTTCACTGATCCCCGCCGACGATACGCCCAGGCAGAAGAAACAAGCATCGAAGCCTTCAAGGGCAACGTCCCGGTAGTCAAACAGGTCGGGAAGCACCACTTCGCGTAACTTGGCGTGCCCCAGGCCCGATGGGCTGCGACCAACAATCGTGACCTGGGCGACATCGTCGGCCAACAAACACTCGCGCAACACACCCTGGCCGACCATGCCGGTAGCGCCGAACAGCAATACCTTCATCATCAGGCTCCTTCAGACCAACGCACGCCCGTCAGTTGCTCGGACACCTGCCACAACCGCGCCGCCACCGCGAGATCCTTGGCGGGGCCCGCCACCGATGCTTCACCCGGCGCGCCCTTCAACCCCATCAAGCCCTGCGGGCCGTAATAGCCGCCCGGTTTGGCCAAGGGCGACGTCGCCGCCAGCAAGGTCGGTTGCGCACCTTCTGCAGCCGAGTGCGAGGCAAACTTCTCAAGTATTGACGACAGCTGCCAGAACAGCGACTTGCTCTGGCCCCGGCCCATTTGCGGCCCGGTGCTTTGCAACGCCGTGCGCGCAAACCCTGGGTGGCTGGCATTGCTCATCAGCCCCCAGCCGTTGGCATCACTGCGCCGCTGCAACTCGAAGGCAAACATCAGCATGGCCAGTTTGGACTGCGAATACGCGGGCCAGGCCTTGTAGCTGCGCTGCCATTGCAGGTCATCAAAATGGATGGCCGCGCCGTTGCGGTGGGCGATGCTGCTCAGGTTGACCACCCGTGGTTCATGGCCCTTGCGCAAGTGCGGCAGCAACTGGGCCGTGAGCGCGTAATGGCCCAGGTAGTTGCTGCCCATCTGCAGTTCAAAGCCATCGGCGGTGGCGTGGCGAGTCGGCGGCGCCATCACGCCGGCATTGTTGATCAGCAAGTCCAGCGCGTCATGCCCTGAGGCGTAGCGCGCGCTGAAGTCCGCCACGCTGGCCAGGCTGGACAAATCCAGATGGTCGTAGCGCACGTTCGCCTTGGGGTGTATCGCACGGATCCGCTTGAGCGCCTCTGCACCCTTGGCCGCGTTGCGCCCGGTGAGCAGCACATCGGCGCCCGCCCCTGCCAATACCAGGGCAGTCTCGTACCCCAACCCGCCCGTGGCGCCGGTGATCACTGCGCGCTTACCGATTTGCGATGCAACGGTGAAAGTACTCATGAAGCGACCCTCGGTTAATAATGAGCGATTAATCACTCATTTATAAGATAAAAATCACGCGGCAATGGCGTGCCAGAACGCCTCGAAACCTGCTTGTGCGTAACGCTCGGCACTCGCAGGCTCCTTGACCATGAAGTCCATGGTGGTTTCGGCCAACGACCCCAGTATGGCCGGGATAAACGCTGGCGGATGATCACGCAACGCACCACTGGCGACGCACAGGTCGATTTGTTGAGTCAACTCGGCCAAGGCTTGCATGCCCTGGGCGCGGGTGACCTCGGTGAGTCGGTCACACAACGTCAATTGGGTGCACACCTTGCGCTTGTGTGGGTAACGCACGCCCCACGCCACGTAACGGCTCCAGGCATGGTGCAACTGTGCCTTGAGGCTGTCATCGGCAGGCGTGCCACTGAGCAACACCTCACGCAACTCGCCCTTGATCACCAGGTAGAGCGCATTGAGCAGTTCGTCCTTGGTCGCAAAATAGTTGAACAACGTACCCTCGGCCACCCCTGCGCCCTTGGCGATCTTGGACGTAGGCGCAGCCAGGCCCTGCTCGGCGAACACCTGGGTGGCAGCATCGAGGATGGCGTTGCGCTTGTCTTCGCTTTTGGGGCGGGCCATGAAAAAGGTCTTTAAATGAGTGCGTACTCAATCATAGTACTAAAGTCAGCGTAATGGCAATGCCTCTAAAGCTGCAAGGCGCGCCCTGCACACTTGAACATCGGGTCGGTATTTCTGTGACCCCTTCGTCAATCTTGAGAGTAATCAACAAAATGTATCCACCATGTGACCATAAGATGCCCTCTGCCATCATTTGCCGCGCTTAGACTCGCCGACGTATCGAGTGGCCGCTCTCATTTCATGCTACAGGCCCGCCTTCGCCACTCGACCGTCAACGCGGGTGTGTGGCTCAAGACAAGGAAGGTCTTATGCGCCTGACTATTGCCCGTGACAGCCTGCTGCTGTCCCTCGCCATCATCGCTACCGCCCAGGCTGCCCCCACGGTAGAGCGCCATTGCGGCTGGTACCAGAACCCCGGCAATGCCACCGCCACCCTCAGCGACCACAGCGGGGTGTGGGCGCTGCCCGACGACAGTGCCAAACCGATCTTTCGCGCTGGCCAATGGGTGCCGAGCAGCGCCAACAACGCTTACGGCTACGGTTGCGCCTGTGTCTCCGGCAATACCGACGCAACGGCGCACAGCCTGACCCGCATCAAGCGCGTCAATGCCCAGACGTTGGCCACCTGCCGTGCAGACGCTGCACTGCACGAACCGACCAACAGGGTCGCCACACAGTAGGCTTGCTTACAGAAATTTCTCGCAAGGCTGGAGAAATTGAAGCGTCGCGATAGGAAGGGATGACAGGGCAAACAGAAACCTTAAAACAAAATGACCCACATCCATCAAATAACGACTCGGCGTATGGGTAGGAAGTGTCTGACCTGCTGAGGAATCCGCCATAGGCATGTTCGGAACCAGCTGATTTACCTGGCCAGTTCGGTTGAGCAAAATAGCGACTGTCTGAAGGGTTTGCTGACTTCAACGGCCAAGGATCGGCCGACCATCCGCTACAGGAGCCACATGCCATTTATCAACTGCAAACACCTGCTGAGCGCACTGGCCCTGGCGGCCATGCCTGGCCTCGCGAACGCGGCGCAGGGCACGCTCGATTTCAACGGCGCCATTACGGAAAACACGTGCATCATCGATCTCCAAAACGATGCTCACCCTAACTCAGCCTGTGACCACTGTGATGCCGTTGACGACCATGTGAGCATCGTTATCAAGCCCATTGACGAGCACAAGCAGCTGGTCACGCTGATCTATTCATGAGCCTGGCAACAACTTCTGCACGCCGTCGCGTACACGGGCATCGTCGCTGTAGGCCACGTTGAAACGCAGGTAACGCTGGCAGCCTTCGGCACTGCCGAACAGGGCGCCAGGGGCCAGTACCAACCCCTGTTCCAGGGCCGATCGGGCGATAACTTCGGCATCGGCGCCCATGGGCAATTTCGCCCAAACAAACAACCCGCCCTGGTACCCGTAGGGTAGTTCGCAGCCGGCTTGGCGAAGCCACTCGCATACTCGCCCGGCTGCCTCTTGCAGTTGCTGGGTGACACGCTTGCGGTGCTTGGCGTAGCCGCCGTCCACTAACAGGCGGCACAGCACCTGCTCGAACAGCTCCGAAGCAATGCCGCCACTCATGAGTTTCAGGTGCATCAGGTTGGCCGCCAATTGCGGCGCCGCGGCAATGTAGCTGACGCGCATATTGGCGCTCAGGGTTTTCGAAAACCCCGACAGGTAGGTGACCTGCTCCAACCCTGCCAACGCTGCCAGGCGTGGTGGCGGGCTGGGGTGCAGGTCGGCGTACAGGTCATCTTCGATCACGTGGCAGCCGTACTCACGCATCACGTGCAACAACTGGAATGCCTGGCTCGGCGTAAAAGCATGCCCCGTCGGGTTGTGCAGGATGCCAGTGGTGAGGTAAACGCGCGGCCGGCGGCTGGCCAGCGTACGGGTCAGTTCGACCAGGTCGTGACCCTCCGGGCCCCGCGCGATGCTGACGATGTTCACCCCATGCAATGCCAGGTTGGCGTGGAAGTTGAAATAGCAGGGCGCGTCCAGCAACACCGTGTCCCCAGGCCGCACCAGCAGGCGCATCAGCATGTCGATGGCTTGCAACGTGTTGGGCGCGGTGACGATCTGTTCTACCTGCACGCTCATGCCCTGCCCGTGCAATTTTTGTTGCAAGGCCTGGCGCAACGGCAGGTAGCCACCCGGCGTGCCGTAACCGGCCACGCGCAATGCCGGCGCACGCACGGCCGAGCGCAATGCCTGGCGGATGGCCGGCGAGTCCAGCCAGGCTTCCGGCATGTGGCCGCTGCCGGCGCGCAAGGCGCCGTTGTCGGTGATCAGCGAGCGGCGCAGCACGTTGATCAAGTCTTGGGGCAGCAGGTCGACCCATTGACCGACGGTGTTTTTCTGCACGCCGGTGGCTGCGACGAAGTGCCCACGGCCTTGGCTGGAGGTGATCAAGCCACGCCCACGCAGGCGATCCAGCGCTTCGATGACGGTGAATTTGCTCACGCCCCACTGCTCGGTCAGCTCGCGCACGGCAGGCAGCTTGCTGCCGATAGGCAATGCGCCTTGCTCGATGGCGCGCTGCAAAGCGTCGACAATTTGCTGCACCTTGGGGGTACCGGGCACGAAGACCAATGGCACGATGGGCATGTTCACATCCTTGAGGTTTACCGAAAAGTTTACCGGTAAAGTTTGGGCCGATACAGGCACACTTGCCCTGCCGCCGCCCCTGGGTCGCCCCTACACTGCAACGCCCCCCCCTGCGCAGCCCATGCCATGACCCTGACGTCCTACCTTTACTTCATTGTGTTTTGCGCCAGCATGACCTTCAGCCCCGGCCCCATGACCCTGTTGCTGCTGGGCCTGGGGCTGAACAACGGCTTGAAAAGCTCATTGCCCGCGCAACTGGGCGCCAGCCTCGCCTACCTGATCTCGATACTGATCTTTGCCGTGGGCCTGTCCGAACTGCTCCAGGATCACGCCGGCATCAACCGCAGCCTGCAACTGATCGGCGTGGCCTACATCCTCTACCTGGCCTGGCACCAATGGTCCCGCCCGGCACAGCCACTGGGCACCGGCGCGCCGGCTGAAACCACGTTCAAAGGCCTGTTCGGCAAAGGCCTGCTCACCGGTTTTTCCAACCCCAAGACCCTGATCCTATTCAGTGCCGTGTTCCCCCAATTTGTCAGCAGCACGCAGCACAAAACCCTGAACATCGCCCTGCTTGGCGCCACGTTTCTGGTGCTGCAACTGGCCAGCGGCTGCCTGTACGGCTACTTCGGGCAACGCATCAAGCACCTGCTGCAAGAGCCGAAACGGCAGGTGATGGTGCAACGTGGCAGTGCCGTGGTGTTGGTGGGGGTGGCGGCGATGCTGGGCTGTCAGTAACCCTGCTGCAATTTGCCTAACGCTCGCCTGGCAAGGCGGTATCCGCCTCCCCCAACCCCCGCTGCATCAATACCGTATCCACCCACCGCCCATGCTTGAACCCCACCGACTCCAATACCCCCACGGTACGGAACCCCTGACGCTGGTGCAGGCGCAGGGAGGCGATGTTTTCGCTATTGCCGATCACAGCCACCATCTGTCGCCAGCCGCCGTGGGTGCAGCGCTCGATGATCTTGGCTAGCAGGCATTGGCCAATGCCTTTGCCACCCAGGCCATCGCGGATGTACACCGAGTCTTCAACCGTGAAGCGATAGCCAGGGCGCGGGCGGTAGAGGGTGGCATAGCCGTAGCCGACCACTTCACCCGCGATTTCAGCCACCAGGTAAGGCAGGCCCTTGGCGACGATGTCGGCGCGACGCTGGAGCATTTCTTCGAGGGTGGGCGGCGTCAGTTCAAAGCTCGAGATACCGTGCAGCACGTGGTCGGCGTAAATGGCTTGCACGGTGGCCATGTCACTTTCCAGGGCGTCGCGCAGTTGGGGTTCTAGGCTCATCAATGGCTCTATCGCAAGGTTTATAGGTACATGATGCAGGTAGAGCAAGACCAAATAAAGCTAAGATGAGTGATGCCCAGCATAAGAAAAACTTTGCCATGCGCCACTTGAACCTGACCCACCTGCACACCTTCGCTCAGGTTATCAGCCTGGGCAGTTTCTCGGCAGCCGCCGAGCGCTTGAACCTGACGCAACCGGCGATCAGCCTACAGGTGCGACAATTGGAAGAACGCCTGCAACTACGGCTGATCGAGCGGGTGGGCAAGCGCCTGAAGCCGACCTCGGCCGGGAGCACCCTGCTGGAACACATCAGCCGCATTGACGCGGTGGTGGAAGATGCCCTGCTGGATCTGGCCAGCCATGCCCAAGGCGTGGCCGGGCAGGTTTCAATCGGCACCGGGGCGACGGCTTGCATTCACCTGCTGCCGCCCATGTTGCGAAAATTGCGCAGGGCTTACCCGGACCTGGATGTGCGGGTCAGTACCGGCAACACCGACGCCATGTTGCGGGCCGTGGAAGAGAACCGGCTGGACCTGGCGCTGGTCACCCTGCCCGCCGCGGGCCGCAGCCTGCAGGTGGAAGCCTTGCTGGAAGACGAGTTCGTGGCGATCTTCCCGCTCGACAGCAGCGCGCCCACCGCCACGCCACAGGCGTTGGCGACTTTGCCGTTGGTAGTGTTCGAGGCGGGCAGCAGCACCCGATTGTTGATCGATGAATGGTTTTTGCAGGCGGGTGTGCGGATCAAGCCGGTGATGGAGCTGGGCAGTATCGAAGCGATCAAGGAAATGGTCGCGGCAGGATTGGGCTACAGCATCGTGCCGCGCATGGCGGTCAATACCGTGCACTACCGGCGGGGGCTGCAAGTGCAGCCCCTTACACCTGGACTGAGCCGCCGGCTTGGCCTGGTGTTGCGCCAGGACAAGCCGTTGAACAAGGCGTTGCAGCAAGTGGTGAAGGGGCTGCGCGCTTTGTAGGATCAGCCTGTTACGCGTCGATTTTCTTGCTATCGGCGCGGAACATCTGTCGGATTCCGCGCACGGCCTGGCGAATGCGGTCCTGATTTTCGATCAGGGCGAAGCGCACGTGGTCATCGCCATATTCGCCAAAGCCGATACCCGGCGATACGCACACCTTGGCCTCCAGCAGCAGTTTCTTGGCGAACTCCAGCGAGCCCAGGTGGGCGTATTGCTCGGGGATTTTCGCCCACACGTACATCGAGGCCTTGGGGTTCTCGACCATCCAGCCCGTTTCGTGCAAGCCCTTCACCAACACGTTGCGGCGCTGGCGGTACTGCTCGGCGATGTCGCGCACGCATTGCTGGTCGCCTTCCAGGGCTGCGATGGCCGCTACTTGCAGCGGGGTAAAGGTACCGTAGTCGTGGTAGCTCTTGATACGCGCCAGGGCGTTGACCAATTCGCGGTTACCCACCATGAAACCGATGCGCCAGCCGGCCATGTTGTAGCTCTTGGACAGGGTGAAAAACTCCACGGCGATGTCCTTGGCGCCCGGTACCTGCATGATCGACGGCGCTTTCCAACCGTCATAGACGATATCGGCGTAGGCCAGGTCGTGCACCACCAGCACGTCGTACTGCTTGGCCAAGGCCACCACGCGCTCGAAGAAATCCAACTCCACGCACTGCGCGGTAGGGTTGGACGGGAAGCCCAGAATCATCATCTTCGGCTTGGGAATGGAGCCCCGAATGGCCCGCTCCAGCTCATCGAAGAAGTCCACGCCGGGCACCAGTGGCACTGAACGCACTTGGGCCCCGGCGATGACCGCACCGTAGATGTGGATCGGGTAGCTGGGGTTGGGTACCAGCACGGTGTCGCCCTGGTCCAAGGTCGCCAGCATCAGGTGCGCCAAGCCCTCTTTGGAGCCGATGGTGACGATGGCTTCGTCTTCCGGGTCGATGTCCACTTGGTAGCGGTCGGCGTACCAGCGCGAAATCGCCCGGCGCAGGCGCGGGATGCCACGCGAAGTCGAGTAGCCGTGAGTGTCTTCACGCTGGGCGACGCTCACCAGTTTTTCCACGATGTGCGGGGGTGTCGGGCCGTCGGGGTTGCCCATGCTCAAGTCGATGATGTCTTCGCCACGGCGGCGGGCGGCCATCTTCAACTCGGCAGTGATGTTGAACACGTAGGGGGGTAGACGATCAATACGCGAAAAGCGGCGTGGCGATGGGATGTCAGCCATGATTTCCTCGAAACGTAAGCGCCCGGAACCGTCCGAGCGACGCAGGCCAGTGCGCTGGCCTAGGGGGAAGATAAGCTGGATGGCTGGAGGCTGTAAACCCCCACACTCATGAAAAAACCATATTTACAGACCTTTATCCCGAAAGTAATTAGATTTTAAGTCGATACCCCTGCAATAGAAGATTTATCCGCGAAAACAACGCATCGACCCATCGGCAAATCACGCACGAACAAAAACGCCCCAAACCTTTCGGCCTGGGGCGTTCTCGTGTGTAGCAGGACAGCGATCGAATCAGCGTGCCTGGCTCATCAGCCTCAATGAGCGTAGGTCAGCAACAGCTCCGCCGGCACTTTGAAGTCCAAGGACATCGCTACGCTCAAGGCCGTGATGGTGAAGATCGAGAACACGAACAGCTTGCGTGCCCAGACCTTGTCATCCACCGCCTTGTACCCTGTCCAAGCCATGTACAGCCAGTACATGCCCATCGCCGCAGCGACGGTCAGGTAGCTCATGCCGGCATAGCCACCGATGGTCAACATCAGCGTGGCAGCCACGAAGGCCAGGATGTAGAGCAGGATGTGTTTCTTGGCGACAACGATGCCACGCTTGACCGGCAGTACCGGAATCGACGCTGCCAGATAGTCGTTGAAGCGAAAGATCGCGATGGCATAGGAGTGCGGCATCTGCCACAGGCTGAACATTACCAGCAGGGTCAGTGCAGCCAGATCGAAGTGACCGCTCACGGCAACATAGCCGATCACCGGAGGCATGGCGCCGGAAAGGCTGCCTACCAGGGTACCGTGCACCGATTTGCGCTTCAGATACAGGCTGTAGAAACCCACGTAGATAACGAAGCCGATCAAGCCGCACAGGGCTGCCAACGGGTTGGCCACCTTGTACAGCAGGACCAGGCCGGCCACGCCCAGGATCGTGGCGTAGGCCAGGGCGACCTTCATCGAGATCAGGCCCTGGACCAATACACGGTTCTTGGTGCGCTCCATCTTCAGGTCGATGTCGCGGTCGATGCAGTTGTTGAACGCACAGCCCGACGCCACCACCAACGAAGTGCCAATCACTGTAGCGAGGAACAGCAGGTAGTTCACTGTTCCTTGCGAGGCCAGGAAAAAGCCGCCTGCCACAGAAAGCACGTTACCGAAAATGATCCCCGGTTTGGTGATTTGGATAAAGTGCTTAACGGACATGCAGTTTTCCTCAGTGCGCCATCATGACGGTGTGGATGCTGAACATGATCCACAGCGACAGGCCAACCAACAGCAGAATAACCAGACCTGCGAACACGAACGCGGTGACGTTTTCACGCTGCGCGGCCGAACGGTCCAAGTGCAGGAAGTACACCAGGTGAACCAGTACCTGGATCACGGCAAATGCCAGCACGATCACCAGGGTCGCGGTCTTGGACAGCGAACCGTACATCACCAGGCCGAACGGAATGGCGGTCAGGATGATCGACAGGACGAAGCCGATGACATACGACTTCAGGCTGCCGTGGCTGTCGCCCGCGTCATGAGCATGTGAGTTGGCCATTTACAGGACTCCCATCAGATAAACAACGGTGAACACGCAGATCCAGACCACGTCCAGGAAGTGCCAGAACAAGCTCAGGCAGCTCAGACGGGTGTTGGTGGATGCAGTCAGGCCGTTCTTCTGAACCTGATACATCATCACCGCCATCCAGATCAGACCGCTGGTCACGTGCAGACCGTGGGTACCGACCAAGGCGAAGAAGCCCGACAGGAAGCCGCTGCGCGATGGGCCGAAGCCTTCGGAGATCAGCTTGTGGAACTCGTTCACTTCCATGCCGATGAAGCCCAGGCCGAACAGGAAGGTGATGAACAGCCAACCCAGCACGCCAGCCTTGTTACCTTTGTGCAGCGCCAGCATGGCGAAGCCGTAGGTGATCGAGCTGAGCAACAGGCAAGCGGTTTCGCCCAGTACATAAGGCAGTTCAAAGATATCGTGGCCCGATGGACCGCCGGCGAAGTTGTTCGCCAGCACTGCGTACGCGGCAAAGATCGACGCGAACAGGATGCAGTCCGTCATCAGGTAGATCCAGAACCCAAATACGGTCATCGGACCCGCATCATGGTGTTCGTGGTCGTCATGCCCATGGTCGTGACCATGGGCAGTTCCAGCGTTCAATACTATGTTCGACATTGTTTAAGCCTGCTCTAGCGCGTTGACCGGAGTTGCACCAACACCTGGCACCTTGGCTTTCGCCAGGG contains:
- the ppk2 gene encoding polyphosphate kinase 2, whose product is MHASTDTLMRRIHRELLDHSDEELELELMDDGYGIDELFDSHQPETPEKQARRLYFSELFRLQGELVKLQSWVVKTGHKVVILFEGRDAAGKGGVIKRITQRLNPRVCRVAALPAPNDRERTQWYFQRYVSHLPAAGEIVLFDRSWYNRAGVEQVMGFCNHEQLDEFYRSVPEFERMLARSGIQLIKYWFSISDQEQHLRFLSRIHDPLKQWKLSPMDLESRRRWEAYTKAKEVMLERTHIQEAPWWVVQADDKKKARLNCINHLLGQMPYEEVEHPVIELPQRVRQEDYTRSPTPPELFVPLVY
- a CDS encoding Ppx/GppA phosphatase family protein; translated protein: MKETSLFAAVDLGSNAFRMMIGQPVKRDRRLCIQEVKTLREPVRLAEGFQGKTLDTLALERGWLALERFGKRLRHFDAGHVRAVATSAVRDADNSALFLAGAEERLGFPIDVITGHQEAHLVYAGVAQALDCAQSTRLVVDIGGGSTELIIGQGNRPLLAESLAIGSGTFGQRFFSGGYVNSYSLQEAERVAGLQFERVARRYRELGWQQAIGSSGTARMLAKVLKANGLNDYGQGGITYAGLLRLSVRLLEVGRVDHLRMLGLQPHKVSTLPGGLAVMLAVFKVFGIDRMSPSEPGLRLGLLHGLMSEA
- a CDS encoding NAD(P)H-binding protein codes for the protein MKVLLFGATGMVGQGVLRECLLADDVAQVTIVGRSPSGLGHAKLREVVLPDLFDYRDVALEGFDACFFCLGVSSAGISEAQYTRLTHDLTLAAAQALARLNRQMTFVYVSGAGTDSSEQGTSMWARVKGRTENALLRLPFKAVYLLRPGFIQPLHGAQSKTRSYRLLYSLIKPLNPLLKRILGRRMASTESMGRAMLNLARHGAPTAVLEAAAITDAAG
- a CDS encoding SDR family oxidoreductase — encoded protein: MSTFTVASQIGKRAVITGATGGLGYETALVLAGAGADVLLTGRNAAKGAEALKRIRAIHPKANVRYDHLDLSSLASVADFSARYASGHDALDLLINNAGVMAPPTRHATADGFELQMGSNYLGHYALTAQLLPHLRKGHEPRVVNLSSIAHRNGAAIHFDDLQWQRSYKAWPAYSQSKLAMLMFAFELQRRSDANGWGLMSNASHPGFARTALQSTGPQMGRGQSKSLFWQLSSILEKFASHSAAEGAQPTLLAATSPLAKPGGYYGPQGLMGLKGAPGEASVAGPAKDLAVAARLWQVSEQLTGVRWSEGA
- a CDS encoding TetR/AcrR family transcriptional regulator encodes the protein MARPKSEDKRNAILDAATQVFAEQGLAAPTSKIAKGAGVAEGTLFNYFATKDELLNALYLVIKGELREVLLSGTPADDSLKAQLHHAWSRYVAWGVRYPHKRKVCTQLTLCDRLTEVTRAQGMQALAELTQQIDLCVASGALRDHPPAFIPAILGSLAETTMDFMVKEPASAERYAQAGFEAFWHAIAA
- a CDS encoding DUF4087 domain-containing protein — translated: MRLTIARDSLLLSLAIIATAQAAPTVERHCGWYQNPGNATATLSDHSGVWALPDDSAKPIFRAGQWVPSSANNAYGYGCACVSGNTDATAHSLTRIKRVNAQTLATCRADAALHEPTNRVATQ
- a CDS encoding PLP-dependent aminotransferase family protein, with the protein product MPIVPLVFVPGTPKVQQIVDALQRAIEQGALPIGSKLPAVRELTEQWGVSKFTVIEALDRLRGRGLITSSQGRGHFVAATGVQKNTVGQWVDLLPQDLINVLRRSLITDNGALRAGSGHMPEAWLDSPAIRQALRSAVRAPALRVAGYGTPGGYLPLRQALQQKLHGQGMSVQVEQIVTAPNTLQAIDMLMRLLVRPGDTVLLDAPCYFNFHANLALHGVNIVSIARGPEGHDLVELTRTLASRRPRVYLTTGILHNPTGHAFTPSQAFQLLHVMREYGCHVIEDDLYADLHPSPPPRLAALAGLEQVTYLSGFSKTLSANMRVSYIAAAPQLAANLMHLKLMSGGIASELFEQVLCRLLVDGGYAKHRKRVTQQLQEAAGRVCEWLRQAGCELPYGYQGGLFVWAKLPMGADAEVIARSALEQGLVLAPGALFGSAEGCQRYLRFNVAYSDDARVRDGVQKLLPGS
- a CDS encoding LysE family translocator; this translates as MTLTSYLYFIVFCASMTFSPGPMTLLLLGLGLNNGLKSSLPAQLGASLAYLISILIFAVGLSELLQDHAGINRSLQLIGVAYILYLAWHQWSRPAQPLGTGAPAETTFKGLFGKGLLTGFSNPKTLILFSAVFPQFVSSTQHKTLNIALLGATFLVLQLASGCLYGYFGQRIKHLLQEPKRQVMVQRGSAVVLVGVAAMLGCQ
- a CDS encoding GNAT family N-acetyltransferase, whose product is MSLEPQLRDALESDMATVQAIYADHVLHGISSFELTPPTLEEMLQRRADIVAKGLPYLVAEIAGEVVGYGYATLYRPRPGYRFTVEDSVYIRDGLGGKGIGQCLLAKIIERCTHGGWRQMVAVIGNSENIASLRLHQRQGFRTVGVLESVGFKHGRWVDTVLMQRGLGEADTALPGER
- a CDS encoding LysR family transcriptional regulator translates to MRHLNLTHLHTFAQVISLGSFSAAAERLNLTQPAISLQVRQLEERLQLRLIERVGKRLKPTSAGSTLLEHISRIDAVVEDALLDLASHAQGVAGQVSIGTGATACIHLLPPMLRKLRRAYPDLDVRVSTGNTDAMLRAVEENRLDLALVTLPAAGRSLQVEALLEDEFVAIFPLDSSAPTATPQALATLPLVVFEAGSSTRLLIDEWFLQAGVRIKPVMELGSIEAIKEMVAAGLGYSIVPRMAVNTVHYRRGLQVQPLTPGLSRRLGLVLRQDKPLNKALQQVVKGLRAL